A single region of the Methanobrevibacter sp. genome encodes:
- a CDS encoding 30S ribosomal protein S11 encodes MAKDEKWGIANIYSSFNNTIITVTDITGAETISQWSGGKVVRADRQQASPFAAMAAATRIADDAKEKGFVGLHIKVRAPGGNGPRSPGPGAQATIRALARAGIKIGKIEDITPIPHDGTGRPGGKRGRRV; translated from the coding sequence ATGGCAAAAGATGAAAAATGGGGTATAGCTAATATTTACTCATCATTCAATAACACTATTATTACTGTAACAGATATTACTGGTGCTGAGACTATTTCTCAATGGTCTGGTGGTAAAGTTGTTCGTGCAGACAGACAACAAGCTTCACCTTTTGCAGCTATGGCTGCAGCAACTAGAATAGCTGATGATGCTAAAGAAAAAGGATTTGTTGGATTACATATCAAAGTAAGAGCTCCTGGTGGAAATGGACCTAGAAGTCCAGGACCTGGTGCACAAGCTACTATCCGTGCTTTAGCAAGAGCTGGAATTAAAATAGGAAAAATAGAAGATATTACTCCTATTCCTCACGATGGTACTGGAAGACCTGGTGGTAAAAGAGGAAGAAGAGTTTAA
- the mvk gene encoding mevalonate kinase gives MIAKASAPAKAILFGEHSVVYSEPAIAGAVNKRAYVTIKESDCDKTIFKAPNINFEAELLTKEKKYILRKGKPGIIRYILESLYRVHDHTPIDITLSSNVPIGSGLGSSAAVTVATLAALYRYHNIRFNKKSLAHDAHMVEQAVQGVASPLDTLVSTYGGLVYLSRNKKVEHFNVNFNVPFVVGYTTKHGNTGKMVKDVKNLKNRNPKIINPVISSMGNLTNYAKQAILKRDFNKVGELMNINHGFLDVLGVNTLELSRMVYNAREAGAIGSKTTGAGGGGSIIALCPGKVDEVAKAIERDDNVLPIRFTRKGISSRVYK, from the coding sequence ATGATAGCAAAAGCTTCAGCTCCGGCAAAGGCAATTTTATTTGGTGAGCATTCCGTAGTTTATAGCGAACCAGCTATTGCTGGTGCTGTTAATAAAAGAGCTTATGTAACTATAAAAGAGTCTGATTGTGATAAAACTATTTTTAAAGCACCTAACATTAATTTTGAAGCTGAATTACTCACTAAAGAAAAAAAATATATTTTAAGGAAAGGAAAACCTGGTATTATTAGATATATTTTGGAATCTCTTTACAGAGTTCATGACCATACTCCAATAGACATTACATTATCTTCAAATGTACCTATTGGTTCAGGATTGGGATCATCCGCTGCGGTTACCGTTGCAACCTTGGCGGCATTATACCGATATCACAACATTCGTTTTAATAAGAAATCTTTAGCACATGATGCACACATGGTTGAACAGGCTGTTCAGGGTGTTGCAAGTCCGTTAGATACTTTGGTATCAACTTACGGAGGTCTTGTGTATCTATCCAGAAACAAGAAAGTGGAACATTTCAACGTTAATTTTAATGTGCCTTTTGTAGTCGGATACACAACTAAACATGGAAATACTGGAAAAATGGTTAAGGATGTTAAAAATCTTAAAAATAGGAATCCTAAAATCATTAACCCTGTAATATCATCCATGGGTAATCTGACCAATTATGCAAAGCAAGCTATTTTAAAAAGAGATTTTAATAAAGTTGGCGAATTAATGAACATCAATCATGGATTTTTAGATGTTTTAGGAGTCAACACTTTAGAATTGTCCAGAATGGTGTATAATGCCAGGGAAGCTGGAGCCATTGGTTCCAAAACTACTGGTGCCGGAGGAGGCGGTAGTATCATTGCACTTTGTCCGGGTAAAGTTGATGAAGTTGCAAAAGCTATCGAACGTGATGATAATGTTCTTCCAATTCGTTTTACACGTAAAGGAATTTCTTCAAGGGTTTATAAGTGA
- a CDS encoding LemA family protein, producing MDMMTLILIIILILAIIFIVYTFIHLYNNLVGLRNRVENSYSQIEVQLKRRNDLIPNLVETVKGYASHEKEVFENVTQARSNVMNATGVDETSAADNQLTGALKSLFAIAENYPELKANSNFQQLQTELSETEDKISYSRQFYNDVVLKYNNACQQFPSSMFAKWFHFEKAEFFEAPESELEVPEVKF from the coding sequence ATGGATATGATGACCCTTATATTAATAATCATATTGATATTGGCAATTATTTTTATTGTATACACATTTATCCATTTATACAATAATCTAGTTGGCCTTAGAAATCGTGTTGAAAACAGTTACTCACAAATTGAAGTTCAACTTAAAAGAAGGAATGATTTAATTCCAAATCTGGTTGAAACCGTAAAAGGCTATGCTTCCCATGAAAAAGAAGTATTTGAAAATGTTACTCAAGCCAGAAGCAATGTCATGAATGCAACTGGTGTTGATGAAACAAGTGCTGCTGATAATCAGTTGACTGGTGCTCTAAAATCATTGTTTGCAATAGCTGAAAACTATCCCGAATTGAAAGCTAATTCTAATTTCCAGCAACTGCAAACTGAATTAAGCGAAACAGAAGATAAAATTTCATATTCAAGACAATTTTATAATGATGTTGTATTGAAATACAACAACGCATGCCAACAATTCCCAAGCAGCATGTTTGCAAAATGGTTCCACTTTGAAAAAGCGGAATTCTTTGAAGCTCCTGAAAGTGAACTGGAAGTACCTGAAGTTAAATTTTAA
- a CDS encoding 50S ribosomal protein L18e encodes MVKKVVKTNPNLIELINKLYEQSRNEDAAIWKDVAQRLERSNRRTAEVNLSDIARHVEADETILVPGKVLSNGNLVEKVNVVALKFSAKAQEKIESAGGECISIDEIIESNPKGSNIRIIE; translated from the coding sequence ATGGTTAAGAAAGTAGTAAAAACAAATCCTAACCTTATTGAACTTATTAATAAACTTTATGAACAATCAAGAAATGAAGATGCAGCTATTTGGAAAGATGTTGCACAAAGACTTGAAAGGTCTAATAGAAGAACTGCAGAAGTAAATTTGTCTGATATTGCTAGACATGTTGAAGCAGATGAAACTATTTTAGTACCAGGTAAAGTTTTATCAAACGGTAATTTAGTAGAAAAAGTAAATGTTGTAGCATTAAAATTCTCAGCTAAAGCACAAGAAAAAATTGAAAGTGCTGGTGGAGAATGCATCTCAATTGATGAGATAATCGAATCAAATCCTAAAGGATCAAACATTAGGATCATTGAATAA
- the rpsB gene encoding 30S ribosomal protein S2 produces the protein MTNELLIDLDNYLAAGLHIGTQQKTSDMEKYIFRVRSDGLYVLDIQKTDERIRQIAKLLAKYDPEDILVVATRQYGQAPVKKFGEITGAKTIPGRFIPGTLTNPNYAKFIEPKIIVVTDPRSDSQAILESKQNGIPVIALCDTENLLSFVDIAVPVNNKGRKAIALVYWLLARQILRERGDIPEDGDLDIEPTDFELKF, from the coding sequence ATGACTAATGAACTTTTAATTGATTTAGATAACTATTTAGCAGCAGGTTTACATATCGGAACCCAACAAAAAACAAGTGATATGGAAAAATATATTTTCAGAGTAAGATCTGACGGTTTATATGTTTTAGATATCCAAAAAACTGATGAAAGAATCAGACAAATCGCAAAACTTTTAGCAAAATATGACCCAGAAGATATTTTAGTAGTAGCTACCAGACAATACGGTCAAGCTCCTGTTAAAAAATTCGGTGAAATCACAGGCGCAAAAACTATCCCTGGTAGATTCATCCCTGGTACTTTAACCAATCCTAATTATGCTAAATTCATTGAACCAAAAATTATTGTAGTAACTGACCCAAGATCAGATTCACAAGCAATTTTAGAATCAAAACAAAATGGTATTCCTGTAATTGCATTATGTGATACTGAAAACTTACTCAGTTTTGTCGATATTGCTGTACCTGTAAACAACAAAGGTAGAAAAGCTATTGCATTAGTTTACTGGTTACTTGCAAGACAAATTTTAAGAGAAAGAGGAGACATTCCTGAAGACGGTGACTTGGATATTGAACCAACCGACTTTGAACTTAAATTCTAA
- a CDS encoding 30S ribosomal protein S9, with protein MVKVIHTSGKRKTAIARGTVQEGTGKVRINRIPLELYSPELANLKLQEPLTLAGDLANEVDINIRVIGGGVMGQAEAARMVIAKGLVQWSQDMDLREKFIQYDRTMLVGDPRRSEPKKYGGPGARARKQKSYR; from the coding sequence ATGGTTAAAGTTATTCATACAAGTGGAAAACGTAAAACAGCTATCGCAAGAGGTACTGTTCAAGAAGGAACTGGTAAAGTTAGAATTAACAGAATTCCTTTAGAACTTTATTCCCCTGAGCTCGCTAATTTAAAATTACAAGAACCATTAACTTTAGCTGGAGATTTAGCTAATGAAGTGGATATCAATATCCGTGTTATTGGTGGAGGAGTAATGGGTCAAGCTGAAGCTGCACGTATGGTAATTGCAAAAGGACTCGTACAATGGTCTCAAGATATGGATTTAAGAGAAAAATTCATTCAATATGACAGAACCATGTTAGTAGGTGACCCAAGACGTTCCGAACCTAAAAAATACGGTGGTCCTGGTGCAAGAGCACGTAAACAAAAAAGTTACAGATAA
- a CDS encoding 4Fe-4S binding protein translates to MAKVTIDYDKCDGADCAECSDVCPMEVLVLEGDKITINNPEDCSYCEVCMDVCPNECVKIEDED, encoded by the coding sequence ATGGCAAAAGTAACTATAGATTATGACAAATGTGATGGTGCGGACTGTGCAGAATGTTCTGATGTTTGCCCTATGGAAGTTTTAGTTCTCGAAGGAGATAAAATAACTATCAACAATCCTGAAGATTGTAGTTATTGTGAAGTATGTATGGACGTTTGTCCTAACGAATGTGTTAAAATTGAAGATGAAGATTAA
- a CDS encoding DNA-directed RNA polymerase subunit K, giving the protein MEVIFMDADKKFTRFERARLLGARAIQISMGAKPLVEIKDSLDPIDIAYEEFKAGVLPLDVIRDE; this is encoded by the coding sequence ATGGAAGTAATATTCATGGATGCTGATAAAAAATTTACAAGGTTTGAAAGAGCAAGACTTCTTGGGGCTAGAGCTATTCAAATATCTATGGGTGCTAAACCTTTAGTTGAGATTAAAGATTCTCTTGATCCAATTGATATAGCTTATGAGGAGTTTAAAGCTGGAGTTTTACCATTAGATGTTATTAGAGATGAATAA
- a CDS encoding 30S ribosomal protein S4, which produces MGQPRKARKKYNTPPHPWNAERIKNENKLMTKYGLKNKKEIWKADTLVRRYSREARYLLGFGTDQMVKEKLQLLGHLARTGVLPEGAALEEILDLNVEDILRRRLQTIVYQKGLARTPKEARMFVVHGHIALGGKKINSPSYVVLKGQEDEIGFYRSSPVAKQIEEYNNNKANKANTEE; this is translated from the coding sequence ATGGGACAACCTAGAAAAGCAAGGAAAAAGTATAATACACCACCACATCCTTGGAATGCGGAAAGAATTAAAAATGAAAACAAATTAATGACTAAATACGGTTTAAAAAACAAAAAAGAGATTTGGAAAGCTGATACTTTAGTCAGAAGATACAGTAGGGAAGCAAGATACTTACTTGGTTTCGGTACTGATCAAATGGTCAAAGAAAAATTACAATTATTAGGACACTTAGCTAGAACCGGTGTTTTGCCAGAAGGTGCTGCTCTTGAAGAAATCTTAGACTTAAATGTTGAAGATATCTTAAGAAGAAGATTACAAACTATTGTATACCAAAAAGGTTTAGCTCGTACTCCTAAAGAAGCAAGAATGTTTGTTGTACATGGTCACATAGCTTTAGGCGGTAAAAAAATCAATTCCCCAAGTTATGTTGTATTAAAAGGTCAAGAAGATGAAATTGGTTTCTATCGTTCTTCACCTGTAGCTAAACAAATTGAAGAGTATAACAACAATAAAGCTAATAAAGCTAATACTGAGGAATAA
- a CDS encoding DNA-directed RNA polymerase subunit D, producing MEIEVKSQSENEMVFIVRDAEVPFINAIRRCAMVNVPKIAIEDVNIIKNDSAMFNEVLAHRLGLTPLVSDIDALEGLPLPEDAEWEDFNSGILFSLNEVGPKVVYSKDLISSDSKIKPVYDTIPLVKLKKDEEIIIEASAKVGYGKEHAKWMPTTVCAYKQYPEITFNDVEIDYDCALACPRGVLKSDRRSKKIKILDIENCAMCKSCVRASSNGYINVGYRENDFIFRIETDGAMPPKEVLLKACDVLGEKVDKFIKFSEEGGSK from the coding sequence ATGGAGATAGAAGTTAAAAGTCAAAGCGAAAATGAAATGGTTTTCATTGTTCGTGATGCAGAAGTACCTTTTATCAATGCTATCAGAAGATGTGCAATGGTTAATGTACCTAAGATAGCTATTGAAGATGTGAATATTATAAAGAATGATTCTGCAATGTTTAATGAGGTACTTGCTCATAGACTTGGTTTAACTCCTTTAGTTTCTGATATTGATGCACTTGAAGGTTTACCTTTACCTGAAGATGCTGAATGGGAAGATTTCAATAGTGGAATCTTATTTAGCTTAAATGAAGTCGGACCTAAAGTTGTTTATTCTAAAGATTTAATATCTTCAGACTCAAAAATTAAACCAGTATACGACACAATTCCTTTAGTAAAACTTAAAAAAGATGAAGAAATCATCATTGAAGCTTCTGCAAAAGTTGGTTACGGAAAAGAACATGCTAAATGGATGCCAACTACAGTTTGCGCTTATAAACAATATCCTGAAATCACATTTAATGATGTGGAAATTGATTATGATTGTGCTTTGGCATGTCCACGTGGAGTTTTAAAATCCGATAGAAGATCTAAAAAGATTAAAATTTTGGATATTGAAAACTGTGCCATGTGTAAAAGTTGCGTAAGGGCTTCTTCAAACGGATACATTAATGTTGGATATCGTGAAAATGATTTCATATTCAGAATTGAAACAGATGGGGCAATGCCTCCTAAAGAAGTTTTATTGAAAGCTTGTGATGTATTAGGTGAAAAAGTGGATAAGTTTATCAAATTTAGTGAAGAAGGAGGAAGTAAATAA
- a CDS encoding 30S ribosomal protein S13 — translation MEDDFKHLVRISRKDVNGNKTIEQALTEIKGVGISLSKTMCRTLDLDLDAKIGYIADEDVLRIEEILENPQKFDIPTWMLNRREDYETGDDIHLIESDLDMTLRDDLNRMKKTRSYKGRRHEVGLPVRGQRTKSTFRKSSSVGVKRSRG, via the coding sequence ATGGAAGACGATTTTAAGCATTTAGTGCGTATTTCAAGAAAGGATGTAAATGGTAATAAAACCATTGAACAAGCTTTAACTGAAATTAAAGGTGTTGGAATATCTTTATCTAAAACTATGTGCCGTACTTTAGACTTAGATTTAGACGCTAAAATTGGATACATTGCTGACGAAGATGTTTTAAGAATTGAAGAAATTTTAGAAAATCCTCAGAAATTTGACATTCCAACTTGGATGTTAAACAGAAGAGAAGATTATGAAACTGGTGATGACATTCACTTAATTGAATCTGATCTTGACATGACTTTAAGAGATGATTTAAACAGAATGAAAAAGACCAGAAGTTACAAAGGTAGAAGACACGAAGTTGGTTTACCTGTTAGAGGTCAAAGAACCAAATCTACTTTCAGAAAAAGTTCTTCAGTTGGTGTAAAACGTTCACGCGGATAG
- a CDS encoding DUF2207 domain-containing protein has protein sequence MNVKKTFCIILLIFVLFSALSVVSADDDRSYSIDQAFLELTVGSNGLLHVDEVYDYSFDGSFNGVYRDIPLKDWEHIENITVNTTGAYSVTKVTHENGKEHLKIYLYADEAHTKQISDTEVYVYISYDLVNTVTLFNDIAGVQYKLWGEDWDVGIGALTAVVHLPGNTSNTYYLNPQEYNSTSYLTGDTISLTSTHIPSGEFYELLVLMPLSDFENATYARQVHEDGKEKIMHNLEDSINGRNFWNTTYLVLGLLALISPLAGIVIYLRHGREPKVDYDGIYEREPPTSDPPAVVNALIDNSGDIGTPNMKGFEATILDLINRKVFSLDTKKDSETDINDLYLTLHKENYDNLDIQEQTVFDILAMFADDNNVVNMSNLNADLSYESNAKLFMEEFETWQNDVKHEYLDSEILETYFNDTGSSRMNEIGVIGILIGIGIFLLGLFTNLHNGIFAIGGGIVLAIFSFIVVMLPEDIFGQWTEKGRVFYLKWNNFKKFLKDNSLINEHPPESIVVWKQYLIYGAALGVADEVYEAMKLQEKNVDSILDDDVFLYHHYGGYYMMHEAFLAGQSAANPSSSSVGDFGSFGGGSGGGGGGAF, from the coding sequence ATGAATGTTAAAAAAACATTTTGCATAATTTTATTAATATTCGTATTATTTTCAGCATTAAGCGTTGTTTCAGCAGATGACGATAGAAGTTACTCAATCGATCAGGCATTTCTTGAACTAACCGTTGGAAGTAATGGACTGCTTCATGTAGATGAAGTATATGATTATTCATTCGATGGAAGTTTCAATGGAGTTTACAGGGACATACCCCTAAAAGACTGGGAACACATTGAAAACATAACGGTAAACACAACCGGAGCATATTCTGTAACCAAGGTTACTCATGAGAATGGAAAAGAACATCTGAAAATTTATTTATATGCGGATGAAGCGCATACCAAACAGATATCAGACACTGAAGTATATGTTTACATCAGCTATGACCTTGTAAACACAGTAACACTTTTCAATGACATTGCAGGTGTACAGTACAAACTTTGGGGAGAAGACTGGGATGTTGGAATTGGAGCATTGACTGCAGTTGTTCATCTTCCGGGAAATACAAGTAACACTTACTATTTAAATCCTCAGGAATACAACTCAACCAGTTACCTTACAGGAGATACAATTTCATTGACATCTACCCACATACCTTCAGGAGAATTCTATGAATTGCTCGTTTTAATGCCTTTAAGTGACTTTGAAAACGCAACTTATGCAAGACAAGTTCATGAAGACGGAAAAGAAAAGATTATGCATAATCTGGAGGACAGCATAAATGGAAGAAACTTCTGGAATACCACATATCTTGTTTTAGGATTACTGGCATTGATAAGCCCGCTTGCAGGAATAGTAATATATCTCAGGCATGGACGTGAACCTAAAGTGGATTATGACGGAATTTATGAAAGGGAACCTCCAACAAGTGACCCTCCTGCAGTCGTTAATGCATTAATAGACAATTCAGGAGATATTGGAACACCAAACATGAAAGGTTTTGAAGCAACAATACTTGATTTAATTAATAGAAAAGTATTTAGTCTTGATACTAAAAAAGACAGTGAAACAGATATCAATGACCTGTATTTGACACTGCATAAAGAGAATTATGATAATTTGGATATTCAGGAACAAACCGTATTTGACATTCTTGCAATGTTTGCCGATGACAACAATGTTGTTAATATGTCCAACTTAAATGCGGATTTGTCCTATGAATCAAATGCAAAGTTGTTTATGGAAGAATTTGAAACATGGCAAAATGATGTAAAACACGAATATTTAGACAGTGAAATCCTAGAAACCTATTTCAATGACACAGGTTCATCAAGGATGAATGAAATTGGAGTTATTGGAATATTGATAGGAATAGGCATTTTCCTTTTAGGATTATTTACAAATCTTCACAATGGAATATTTGCAATAGGTGGAGGAATTGTCCTTGCTATATTCTCATTTATTGTAGTAATGTTGCCTGAAGACATTTTCGGACAATGGACCGAAAAGGGCAGAGTATTCTATCTGAAATGGAATAACTTCAAGAAGTTCCTAAAGGACAACAGTTTAATTAACGAACACCCACCAGAATCAATAGTTGTTTGGAAACAATACCTGATTTATGGTGCGGCTCTTGGAGTAGCCGATGAGGTTTATGAAGCCATGAAACTTCAAGAGAAAAATGTAGATTCAATCCTCGACGACGATGTCTTCCTATACCACCATTATGGAGGATATTATATGATGCATGAAGCATTTTTAGCAGGACAATCTGCAGCAAATCCTTCTTCAAGTTCAGTAGGTGACTTCGGAAGCTTCGGAGGAGGATCAGGTGGTGGAGGTGGAGGTGCTTTCTAG
- the amrB gene encoding AmmeMemoRadiSam system protein B, whose translation MIRKPAVAGAFYPDNPDILKRTIEDCFLDKRGVGEIPILGSFDDTEYPMNIMVPHAGYQYSGAIASHGYCKLVQKGFPEVFIILSPNHTGFGSEISVFNEGEWITPLGNVEIDDEFANSIISHSNIASADFMAHVHEHSIEVQLPFLQYFSNDFKIVPITMRSQSFSASSDLAKAIFDVGNDLNKSYAVIASTDLSHFNNQEKANKVDNFVLEDVGEMNEFKLFEEVVQYNITMCGYGPVMTTISLSKMSGKTNCDILSYGTSGDVTGDFTSVVGYASGIFNKV comes from the coding sequence ATGATTAGAAAACCTGCTGTTGCTGGAGCATTCTATCCAGATAATCCAGATATTCTTAAAAGAACAATTGAAGATTGTTTTTTAGACAAGAGAGGTGTTGGTGAAATACCGATACTTGGTTCTTTTGATGATACAGAGTATCCTATGAATATTATGGTTCCTCATGCAGGTTATCAATATTCTGGTGCAATAGCCAGTCATGGCTATTGTAAATTAGTTCAAAAGGGTTTTCCTGAAGTTTTTATTATTTTAAGTCCTAATCATACAGGGTTTGGTAGTGAAATTTCTGTTTTCAATGAAGGAGAATGGATTACTCCTTTGGGAAATGTTGAAATTGACGATGAATTTGCAAATTCCATTATTTCCCATTCAAATATTGCATCAGCCGATTTCATGGCTCATGTTCATGAACATAGTATAGAAGTTCAGCTACCTTTCTTACAATATTTTTCAAATGATTTTAAAATTGTTCCTATTACTATGAGGTCTCAATCTTTTTCTGCTTCAAGTGATTTGGCAAAAGCTATTTTTGATGTCGGAAATGATTTGAATAAATCTTATGCAGTTATAGCAAGCACTGACCTGTCTCATTTCAACAATCAAGAAAAGGCTAATAAAGTCGACAATTTTGTTTTAGAGGATGTTGGTGAGATGAATGAATTTAAATTATTTGAGGAAGTTGTTCAGTATAACATTACCATGTGTGGTTACGGTCCTGTAATGACAACAATTTCTCTTTCTAAAATGTCAGGCAAGACAAATTGCGACATATTGTCATATGGGACCAGTGGAGATGTCACAGGGGACTTCACTTCAGTTGTAGGTTATGCTTCAGGTATTTTTAATAAGGTGTGA
- a CDS encoding 50S ribosomal protein L13, whose protein sequence is MIIDGEGCVLGRLASVTSKNLLEGEEVIILNAEKIMLTGNRDWAYAKYKQRVDRASISNPRDLGPKYPRRPDDIFRRTVRGMLPFKKSKGKTAYKGLKAFVGVPAEYADAELTSVPEAEYKNIKKGIELGEISKLLGATF, encoded by the coding sequence ATGATTATTGATGGAGAAGGATGCGTTTTAGGAAGATTAGCTAGTGTAACTAGTAAAAATCTTTTAGAAGGCGAAGAAGTAATTATTCTTAATGCTGAAAAAATTATGTTAACTGGTAATAGAGACTGGGCTTATGCTAAATACAAACAAAGAGTGGACAGAGCAAGTATCTCTAACCCTCGTGATTTAGGTCCAAAATATCCAAGAAGACCAGATGATATATTTAGAAGAACTGTAAGAGGAATGTTACCTTTCAAAAAATCCAAAGGTAAAACTGCATACAAAGGATTAAAAGCTTTTGTTGGTGTACCTGCTGAATATGCAGATGCAGAACTCACTTCAGTTCCAGAAGCAGAATACAAAAACATTAAAAAAGGTATCGAATTAGGAGAAATCTCCAAACTTTTAGGAGCTACCTTTTAG
- the eno gene encoding phosphopyruvate hydratase: protein MDSVIEDVHVRKILDSRGNPTIEVDVITWNGFGRAAAPSGASTGSREVVSFPEGGVDVVVREMEDFIASELIGMDTEDIATIDEVLKEIDGTENLAGIGGNTTVAISMAVAKAAAESYNMPLYKYIGGNLVNELPFPLGNMMNGGAHAGVNAPDIQEFLVVPTGATSVVEGIFANAQVHKRLKELIQTKDSNFTGGKGDEGGWIPNIANDAALEIQAKACEEVGDELGIEIRPSLDMAASELWNADEQKYVYAQDGVKKDTGDQIDFVKDIIDTYKMFYVEDPFDESDFNGFSQLTSEVGDKCLICGDDLFVTNKELLAKGIETKAANAIIIKPNQIGSLSETFATVKLAKENDIVPVVSHRSGETTDETIAHLAVGLSCPMIKTGAIGGERIAKLNELIRIEEEILNPQMGKF from the coding sequence TTGGATAGTGTAATAGAAGATGTCCATGTTCGTAAGATTTTGGACAGCAGAGGAAACCCAACTATAGAAGTAGATGTAATTACTTGGAATGGTTTTGGTAGAGCTGCTGCACCAAGTGGGGCCAGTACAGGTTCTCGTGAAGTGGTATCTTTTCCGGAAGGCGGAGTCGATGTAGTCGTCCGTGAAATGGAAGATTTTATAGCTTCTGAACTTATAGGTATGGATACTGAAGATATAGCTACAATTGATGAAGTATTGAAAGAGATAGACGGTACTGAAAATTTGGCAGGTATTGGAGGTAATACTACTGTTGCTATTTCCATGGCTGTAGCTAAAGCAGCCGCAGAATCTTATAACATGCCATTGTATAAATACATTGGTGGAAATTTAGTTAATGAATTGCCATTTCCTTTAGGAAACATGATGAATGGTGGAGCACATGCAGGCGTTAATGCGCCGGATATTCAGGAATTTTTAGTAGTTCCTACCGGAGCTACAAGTGTTGTTGAAGGAATTTTTGCAAATGCTCAGGTTCATAAACGATTAAAAGAGTTAATTCAAACTAAAGACTCCAATTTTACTGGTGGAAAAGGTGATGAAGGAGGATGGATTCCTAATATTGCTAATGATGCCGCTTTGGAAATTCAAGCAAAAGCTTGTGAAGAAGTGGGAGATGAATTAGGAATTGAGATTAGGCCTTCATTAGATATGGCAGCTTCTGAACTATGGAATGCAGACGAGCAAAAATATGTTTATGCTCAAGATGGTGTTAAAAAAGACACTGGAGATCAAATCGATTTTGTTAAAGACATCATTGATACTTATAAAATGTTTTATGTGGAAGACCCATTCGATGAATCAGATTTCAATGGATTTTCTCAATTAACTTCCGAAGTCGGAGATAAATGTTTAATTTGTGGTGATGATTTATTCGTTACCAATAAGGAATTATTGGCCAAAGGAATAGAGACTAAAGCTGCAAATGCTATTATTATAAAACCTAATCAAATAGGCTCATTATCAGAAACTTTTGCTACAGTAAAATTGGCAAAGGAAAATGATATTGTTCCTGTTGTATCTCACAGATCAGGTGAGACAACTGACGAGACAATTGCACACTTGGCTGTTGGTTTATCATGTCCTATGATTAAAACAGGTGCTATTGGCGGTGAAAGAATAGCAAAATTAAATGAACTTATCCGTATTGAAGAAGAAATTTTAAATCCGCAAATGGGCAAATTCTAA